The following proteins are co-located in the Peromyscus eremicus chromosome 13, PerEre_H2_v1, whole genome shotgun sequence genome:
- the Ndufb3 gene encoding NADH dehydrogenase [ubiquinone] 1 beta subcomplex subunit 3: protein MAAGHGHDHGHGHGHDKLVLPDYRQWKIEGTPLETVQKKLAARGLRDPWARNEAWRYMGGFAENVSFMNVFFKGFKWGFAAFVVALGAEYLLASPNDDKKHH, encoded by the exons ATGGCAGCTGGGCATGGACACGATCACGGACATGGACATGGTCATGATAAGTTGGTACTTCCAGATTACAGACAGTGGAAAATAGAAGGGACGCCATTAGAAACTGTCCAGAAGAAGCTTGCTGCACGAGGGCTTAGGGATCCGTGGGCTCG cAATGAGGCTTGGAGATACATGGGTGGCTTTGCAGAAAACGTCTCCTTCATGAACGTGTTTTTCAAAGGGTTCAAATGGGGATTTGCTGCATTTGTGGTAGCTCTAGGGGCTGAATATTTGCTGGCCTCCCCGAATGATGATAAGAAGCATCACTGA